One window of Streptococcus suis genomic DNA carries:
- a CDS encoding PTS transporter subunit EIIC, protein MRREKGDRRSHRDLGRAILEGVGGKANVSSLTHCATRLRFTLVDKSKADQAGLEQLEGVLGVIDKGGQFQVVIGNDVAQVYRPLAEDLEEQVVADQEASSKHGIFATVLATISGIFTPILPVITAAGMIKAVLSLLTVFGVVAADDTNYQILNFIGDAGFFFLPIFLGGSAARQFKTNQQLGMLIGAILLHPNFVALVTAGKEAGTGLNFFSIPITLSSYSSTVIPVILAVWFMSYVERVADKISPKAIKFFSVPLLTTLVTALVTLIVLGPLGAIVGNWLGTFFLWLEEFGPWVVPTIVGTVSPFLVMTGTHYGLVSIGINNRMTIGYYTIAQPGMFPSNVAQGGAALAIALKTKDVNKRALASSAGITAIFGITEPALYGVTLRHCPALIGTMVAGGIGGFFMGIMGARNFSGGSPGLLTIAAYIGEDTLKYFYTAVAGLVISVLISFVVTFVLYKED, encoded by the coding sequence ATTAGGAGAGAAAAAGGAGATAGGAGGAGTCATAGGGATTTAGGAAGAGCGATTTTAGAAGGTGTAGGAGGCAAGGCCAATGTGTCCAGTCTGACCCATTGTGCGACACGCCTGCGTTTTACCTTGGTGGATAAGTCTAAGGCAGACCAAGCTGGCCTGGAACAGTTAGAGGGTGTTTTGGGTGTGATTGACAAGGGTGGTCAATTCCAAGTTGTTATCGGAAATGACGTGGCCCAGGTCTATCGTCCTTTGGCAGAGGATTTGGAAGAACAAGTAGTCGCAGACCAAGAAGCTTCGAGCAAGCATGGAATTTTTGCGACTGTTCTGGCTACTATCTCAGGTATCTTTACCCCGATTTTGCCGGTCATTACGGCAGCCGGGATGATCAAGGCTGTGCTATCCTTGCTGACGGTGTTTGGTGTGGTGGCTGCTGATGATACCAACTATCAAATTCTCAACTTTATTGGGGATGCTGGTTTCTTCTTCCTGCCTATCTTTCTTGGCGGCTCGGCTGCCCGACAGTTTAAGACCAATCAGCAGCTGGGGATGTTAATCGGGGCGATTTTGCTCCACCCTAACTTTGTGGCCTTGGTGACAGCGGGCAAGGAGGCTGGGACGGGTCTGAATTTCTTCTCCATTCCGATTACCCTATCAAGCTACTCTTCGACCGTTATTCCGGTAATTTTAGCAGTATGGTTCATGAGCTATGTGGAAAGAGTTGCGGATAAGATTTCGCCCAAGGCTATCAAATTCTTCTCTGTTCCACTCTTGACAACTCTGGTGACTGCCCTGGTTACTCTGATTGTGCTGGGGCCGCTTGGTGCTATTGTGGGCAATTGGCTGGGTACCTTCTTCCTCTGGTTGGAAGAATTTGGTCCTTGGGTTGTGCCAACTATTGTAGGAACAGTGTCGCCTTTCTTGGTGATGACTGGTACCCACTACGGTCTAGTATCGATTGGCATCAACAACCGCATGACCATTGGCTATTATACCATCGCTCAGCCTGGCATGTTTCCGTCCAATGTGGCCCAGGGTGGGGCAGCTTTAGCTATTGCACTGAAAACGAAGGATGTCAATAAGCGTGCCTTGGCTTCATCGGCTGGTATTACCGCGATTTTTGGTATCACAGAGCCTGCCCTGTATGGTGTGACCCTGCGTCACTGTCCTGCCTTGATTGGGACCATGGTTGCCGGTGGTATTGGTGGTTTCTTTATGGGGATTATGGGGGCTCGCAACTTTTCTGGTGGTTCTCCAGGGCTTCTGACCATTGCTGCCTATATCGGTGAGGACACGCTCAAGTATTTTTATACAGCGGTAGCCGGCCTGGTCATTTCCGTTCTGATTTCCTTTGTGGTGACCTTTGTTCTCTATAAGGAAGATTAA
- a CDS encoding vitamin B12 independent methionine synthase produces MSKTHYHFDHVGSYLRPQALKDAREQFAQGKISHEDLLAIQDKLVAELVHHQVDNGLKVVSDGEFGRSWWHLDFLWELTGFEAYLQEDSYKFHGAKTRTTNVRLNGKVVENPDHPFYRDFQYLQSIVPEGVTPKVTIPSPSLVIKRDHRSDLYADYYENWSDFLDGLAKAYHDTIQHFYDLGARYVQLDDTTWAYLIQQLETYHDQQEKRAEFEQIAEDDVYVINKALEGLPEDLTVATHICRGNFKSTYLFEGSYQTVAKYLGQLNYDIFFLEYDDERSGGFSPIVDIWNGRENVELVLGVITSKNPQLEDIDAVVARIEEAAKLIPLKNIGISTQCGFASTEEGNILTEEDEWKKLQLIKTITDKVWGN; encoded by the coding sequence ATGTCAAAAACACATTACCATTTCGATCATGTCGGTTCTTATCTTCGTCCACAAGCTTTGAAGGATGCCCGTGAGCAATTTGCCCAAGGCAAAATCAGCCACGAAGACCTGCTCGCTATTCAGGACAAATTGGTCGCTGAATTGGTCCATCACCAGGTTGACAATGGGCTCAAGGTAGTTTCTGACGGTGAGTTCGGCCGTTCTTGGTGGCACCTGGACTTCCTCTGGGAATTGACAGGGTTCGAAGCTTACTTGCAGGAGGATTCTTACAAGTTTCACGGGGCTAAGACTCGCACGACCAATGTCCGCCTCAATGGCAAGGTAGTTGAAAATCCAGACCACCCGTTTTACCGTGATTTCCAATACCTTCAGTCTATCGTGCCTGAGGGAGTTACGCCAAAGGTGACTATTCCAAGCCCGTCACTGGTTATCAAGCGTGACCATCGCAGCGATCTCTATGCGGATTACTACGAAAATTGGAGTGATTTCCTAGACGGTTTGGCAAAAGCCTATCATGATACCATTCAGCATTTTTATGATCTGGGTGCCCGCTATGTTCAATTGGACGACACAACCTGGGCTTATTTGATTCAGCAATTGGAGACCTATCATGACCAACAGGAAAAACGGGCGGAATTTGAGCAGATTGCTGAAGATGATGTCTACGTGATCAATAAGGCCTTGGAGGGCCTGCCAGAGGATTTGACGGTGGCGACCCATATCTGTCGAGGCAACTTCAAGTCAACCTACCTTTTTGAAGGAAGCTACCAGACGGTTGCCAAGTATCTGGGCCAACTCAACTATGATATCTTCTTCTTAGAATATGACGATGAGCGTTCAGGAGGTTTTTCACCGATTGTGGACATCTGGAATGGCCGTGAGAATGTCGAATTGGTGCTGGGTGTGATTACATCTAAAAATCCTCAGTTAGAGGATATTGACGCGGTGGTTGCCCGTATTGAAGAAGCAGCGAAATTGATTCCACTCAAGAACATTGGCATCTCAACCCAGTGCGGCTTTGCTTCTACGGAAGAAGGAAATATTCTGACTGAGGAAGACGAGTGGAAAAAATTACAATTGATTAAGACGATTACGGACAAGGTCTGGGGAAATTAG
- the rpmF gene encoding 50S ribosomal protein L32, whose protein sequence is MAVPARRTSKAKKNKRRTHYKVAAPTVKFDETTGDYSRSHRVSLKGYYKGRKIAKAASAE, encoded by the coding sequence ATGGCAGTACCTGCACGTCGCACTTCAAAAGCGAAGAAAAACAAACGTCGTACTCACTATAAAGTAGCAGCTCCAACTGTGAAATTTGATGAAACCACTGGAGATTACTCACGTTCTCACCGTGTATCTTTGAAAGGATACTACAAAGGACGTAAAATCGCTAAAGCTGCTTCAGCTGAATAA
- the rpmG gene encoding 50S ribosomal protein L33, whose amino-acid sequence MRVNITLEHKESGERLYLTSKNKRNTPDRLQLKKYSPKLRKHVIFTEVK is encoded by the coding sequence ATGCGCGTAAATATTACACTTGAACACAAAGAATCTGGTGAGCGTTTGTACCTTACTTCAAAAAACAAACGTAACACTCCAGACCGTCTTCAATTGAAAAAATACTCACCAAAATTGCGTAAGCACGTGATTTTTACTGAAGTTAAGTAA
- a CDS encoding CadD family cadmium resistance transporter: protein MIQNVVTSIILYSGTAVDLLIILMLFFAKRKSRKDIINIYLGQFLGSVSLILLSLLFAFVLDYIPSKEILGLLGLIPIFLGLKVLLLGDSDGEAIAKEGLSKDNKNLIFLVAMITFASCGADNIGVFVPYFTTLNLANLIVTLLTFLVMIYLLVFSAQKLAQVPSVGETLEKYSRWFIAVVYLGLGIYILIENNSFDMLWTVLG from the coding sequence ATGATTCAAAATGTTGTTACTTCAATAATCCTGTATTCTGGGACAGCCGTAGACTTACTTATTATCCTAATGTTATTTTTTGCCAAAAGAAAAAGCAGAAAAGACATCATTAACATCTATTTAGGACAATTTCTAGGCTCTGTTAGTCTAATATTGCTAAGTTTGCTTTTTGCATTTGTCTTAGATTATATTCCTAGTAAAGAGATTTTAGGTTTGCTCGGTTTGATTCCAATTTTCCTAGGCCTCAAAGTTTTGCTTTTAGGAGATTCTGATGGAGAAGCTATTGCCAAAGAAGGTTTGAGCAAAGATAATAAAAACCTGATTTTTCTAGTCGCTATGATTACTTTTGCAAGTTGTGGTGCTGACAATATTGGTGTCTTTGTCCCATATTTTACTACCTTAAATTTAGCGAATTTGATAGTGACTTTACTTACTTTTCTAGTCATGATTTATCTCTTGGTTTTTTCTGCCCAAAAATTGGCACAAGTCCCTTCTGTTGGAGAAACTTTGGAAAAATATAGCAGATGGTTTATTGCCGTTGTTTATTTAGGATTGGGGATATATATCCTGATTGAAAACAACAGTTTTGACATGCTATGGACTGTGTTAGGCTAG
- the cadX gene encoding Cd(II)/Zn(II)-sensing metalloregulatory transcriptional regulator CadX, with protein MKKDSICQVNVINQQNVTTATNYLEKEKVQKSLRILSKFTDNKQINIIFYLLAVEELCVCDIACLLNLSMASASHHLRKLANQNILDTRREGKIIYYFIKDEEIRDFFNQLG; from the coding sequence TTGAAAAAAGATAGTATCTGCCAAGTGAATGTTATAAATCAACAAAATGTTACAACCGCAACGAACTACCTTGAAAAGGAAAAAGTCCAAAAATCACTTCGCATTTTATCAAAGTTTACCGATAATAAACAGATAAATATCATCTTTTATCTCCTTGCTGTTGAAGAACTCTGTGTCTGCGATATAGCCTGTTTACTAAATCTCAGTATGGCATCTGCCTCCCACCATCTTCGTAAACTAGCCAATCAAAACATCTTGGACACTAGAAGAGAGGGGAAAATTATATATTATTTTATAAAAGATGAGGAAATTAGAGATTTTTTTAATCAACTAGGATAA
- a CDS encoding metallophosphoesterase, producing the protein MKKLKNIKPRCFVFICILIFLALGFDSRLQVTHYRLVSPKISQPIRLALVTDLHSSNYGKNQIQILETLEKEKPDIILLGGDIFDDELSDRKTLELLSGLVKFNHTYYVSGNHEIWSNRYDQMLEHLRQQNVVVLSGNSSRVDVRGQSITISGIDDPEYFQKYDTSENLLDQLEDIKRRQISTDFQVLLAHRPELIDTYQKYGFDLVLSGHAHGGQWRVPYLVNGVFAPNQGFLPKYAGGLYEVENSYFIVSRGLAKESTRVPRFFNRPEIIIVDLVNP; encoded by the coding sequence ATGAAAAAACTAAAAAATATTAAGCCACGATGCTTTGTTTTTATTTGTATCCTAATTTTTCTTGCTTTAGGTTTTGACAGTCGGCTTCAAGTAACTCATTACAGGCTTGTTAGTCCCAAAATATCTCAGCCAATCAGACTTGCTCTAGTTACTGATTTACACTCATCAAATTACGGTAAAAATCAGATACAAATCTTGGAAACATTAGAGAAAGAAAAGCCAGATATCATTTTATTAGGTGGAGATATTTTTGATGATGAACTTTCTGACAGAAAAACTCTAGAATTGTTAAGCGGGCTAGTAAAATTTAATCATACTTACTATGTGTCAGGTAATCATGAAATATGGAGTAATCGATATGATCAGATGCTGGAACATCTGAGACAACAGAATGTGGTTGTATTATCTGGAAATAGTAGTAGAGTTGATGTAAGGGGGCAGTCCATCACTATTTCAGGCATTGATGATCCTGAATATTTTCAAAAGTATGATACTAGTGAGAATTTGCTAGACCAACTTGAAGACATAAAAAGGAGGCAAATAAGCACTGACTTCCAAGTTTTACTAGCACACCGACCAGAACTAATTGATACTTATCAAAAGTATGGATTTGATTTAGTGTTATCTGGTCATGCGCATGGAGGACAATGGAGGGTGCCTTATTTGGTTAATGGTGTATTTGCGCCTAATCAAGGTTTTCTTCCGAAATATGCAGGTGGTTTATATGAAGTTGAAAATTCGTATTTTATTGTAAGCAGGGGTCTGGCTAAAGAATCTACACGAGTACCAAGATTCTTTAATCGCCCAGAAATTATCATTGTAGATCTTGTTAATCCGTAA
- a CDS encoding aldose 1-epimerase family protein produces the protein MLELKNENLTVQFSELGGQIISIKDKDGIEYLWQGDPTYWSGQAPVLFPICGSLRNDWAIYEPAERPTFTGTIPRHGLVRKMMFKNVNSTENSLEFSISSNEETVKNYPFEFELSINYSLLGNTIRTEYRVKNLEGHRKLPYFIGGHPGFNCPLLDGESYEDYYLEFEKVESCTVPRSFPETGLLDLRDRRPFLENQKTLDLSYKLFEHDAITLDQLASRKVTLKSKNHQKKLSIAFDDFPYLVIWSTTNQSPFIALEPWSGLSTSLEESDIFNAKRNISYVAPKEVDTKYFDIIIE, from the coding sequence ATGCTCGAATTAAAAAATGAGAACTTAACAGTACAATTTTCTGAATTAGGTGGGCAAATTATTTCCATTAAAGACAAGGATGGTATCGAGTATCTTTGGCAAGGGGATCCGACCTATTGGAGCGGTCAAGCACCAGTTCTATTTCCAATTTGTGGAAGTTTACGAAATGATTGGGCTATCTATGAACCTGCAGAAAGACCGACATTTACAGGCACAATTCCAAGGCATGGACTTGTACGAAAAATGATGTTCAAAAATGTAAATAGTACTGAAAACTCTTTAGAATTTTCTATTTCATCAAACGAAGAAACCGTAAAAAATTACCCTTTTGAATTTGAACTTTCCATTAACTACTCACTACTTGGCAATACAATCCGAACTGAATATCGGGTTAAAAATCTTGAAGGACATAGAAAGCTACCATACTTTATTGGGGGTCATCCAGGTTTTAATTGTCCTTTGTTGGATGGTGAGAGTTATGAAGATTATTATTTAGAATTTGAAAAAGTAGAATCTTGTACAGTACCTAGAAGTTTTCCAGAAACTGGCTTACTTGATCTGCGAGACCGCCGGCCATTCTTGGAAAATCAAAAGACCTTGGACTTGTCCTATAAACTGTTTGAGCATGACGCTATAACATTGGATCAATTAGCATCACGAAAGGTAACCTTGAAATCAAAAAATCATCAGAAGAAACTTTCGATTGCATTTGATGATTTTCCATATTTAGTGATTTGGTCAACTACAAATCAGAGTCCCTTTATCGCATTAGAACCATGGAGCGGACTCTCTACTTCATTGGAAGAATCTGACATATTCAATGCCAAACGAAATATTAGTTATGTCGCTCCAAAAGAGGTTGATACAAAATATTTTGATATTATTATTGAGTAA
- the lacG gene encoding 6-phospho-beta-galactosidase, with amino-acid sequence MVKTLPKDFIFGGATAAYQAEGATQTDGKGRVAWDKYLEDNYWYTAEPASDFYNRYPVDLELSEQFGVNGIRISIAWSRIFPTGFGEVNPKGVEYYHKLFAECHKRHVEPFVTLHHFDTPETLHSNGDFLNRENIEHFVNYAAFCFKEFPEVNYWTTFNEIGPIGDGQYLVGKFPPGIQYDLSKVFQSHHNMMVSHAKAVKLYKDAGYSGEIGVVHALPTKYPYDPTNPDDIRAAELEDIIHNKFILDATYLGYYSEKTLEGVRHILKVNGGELDLRDEDFAALDAAKDLNDFLGINYYMSDWMRAHDGETEIIHNGKGEKGSSKYQIKGVGRRESPVDIPKTDWDWIIYPQGLYDQIMRVKNDYPNYKKIYITENGLGYKDEFVDGTVYDDGRIDYVKKHLEVIADAISDGANVKGYFIWSLMDVFSWSNGYEKRYGLFYVDFETQERYPKKSAYWYKKVAETQIIE; translated from the coding sequence ATGGTTAAAACATTACCGAAAGATTTTATATTTGGTGGAGCAACTGCTGCATATCAAGCAGAGGGTGCTACACAGACAGATGGAAAAGGTCGTGTTGCATGGGACAAGTATCTAGAAGATAATTACTGGTACACTGCGGAACCGGCTTCTGATTTTTATAATCGTTATCCAGTTGATTTAGAACTAAGTGAACAATTTGGTGTAAATGGCATTCGCATTTCGATTGCGTGGTCTCGTATCTTCCCAACAGGCTTTGGAGAAGTGAATCCAAAGGGAGTAGAGTATTACCATAAATTATTTGCGGAATGCCATAAACGTCATGTAGAACCATTTGTAACGCTTCACCATTTTGATACACCAGAAACGCTACATTCTAATGGTGACTTTCTAAATCGAGAAAATATTGAGCACTTCGTCAATTACGCAGCGTTTTGCTTCAAAGAATTCCCCGAAGTTAATTACTGGACAACCTTTAATGAAATCGGTCCAATTGGTGATGGGCAATATCTAGTTGGGAAGTTCCCGCCAGGGATTCAGTATGACTTGTCTAAAGTATTCCAATCCCATCATAATATGATGGTTTCACATGCCAAGGCAGTTAAGCTCTACAAGGATGCTGGTTATAGTGGAGAAATTGGTGTTGTACACGCATTGCCAACGAAATATCCTTATGATCCAACCAATCCTGACGATATTCGTGCAGCGGAACTAGAAGATATTATTCATAATAAATTTATCCTCGATGCAACATACTTGGGTTACTATTCTGAAAAGACTCTTGAAGGTGTTCGCCATATTCTGAAAGTAAATGGTGGGGAATTAGACCTTCGTGATGAAGACTTCGCTGCCTTAGATGCTGCAAAAGATTTGAACGACTTCTTGGGCATCAATTACTATATGAGTGATTGGATGAGAGCTCATGATGGAGAAACGGAAATCATCCATAATGGTAAAGGTGAAAAGGGAAGTTCTAAGTATCAAATCAAAGGAGTTGGTCGTAGAGAGTCCCCAGTTGATATTCCAAAAACGGACTGGGATTGGATTATCTATCCGCAAGGTCTTTATGATCAAATCATGCGTGTGAAAAATGACTATCCAAACTATAAGAAAATCTACATCACTGAAAATGGTCTCGGTTATAAAGATGAATTTGTAGATGGTACAGTCTATGACGATGGTCGAATTGATTACGTGAAAAAGCATTTAGAAGTGATTGCAGATGCTATCTCAGATGGTGCCAATGTTAAAGGGTATTTCATCTGGTCCTTGATGGATGTATTTTCTTGGTCAAATGGATATGAGAAACGATATGGACTGTTCTATGTTGACTTTGAAACCCAAGAACGCTATCCAAAGAAAAGTGCTTATTGGTATAAAAAAGTAGCAGAAACACAGATTATTGAATAA
- a CDS encoding lactose-specific PTS transporter subunit EIIC, producing the protein MNKLIEFIEKGKPFFEKISRNPYLRAIRDGFIAAMPVILFSSIFLLVAFVPNIFGFTWSDEAVAAIMKPYGYTMGIVAVLVAGTTAKSLTDAFNRQLPKTNQINFISTMIASISGFLLLASDGIEGGFANGYMGTKGLLTAFLAAFITVNIYKVCVKNNVTIRMPDEVPPNVSQAFKDVIPYALSIFVLYGIDLVTRQILGTNVAEAILKLFEPLFTAADGYVGITIIFGAYALFWFVGIHGPSIVEPAIAAITYANIETNFQLLQAGQHADKILTSGTQMFIVTMGGTGATLVVPFMFMWLTKSKRNKAIGRASVVPTFFGVNEPILFGAPLVLNPVFFVPFILAPIANVWIFKFFVDTLKMNSFSVNLPWTTPGPLGIVMGTNFAPLAFALAILLVFVDVLIYYPFLKVYDEQILAEEQSGKVENSLKEKVAANFNTAKADAILEKAAVDTEISEQTNVLVLCAGGGTSGLLANALTKAAKEYGVPVTATAGSYGAHREILPEYQLVILAPQVASNYDDIKQETDALGIKLAKTEGAQYIKLTRDGQGALDFVKQQF; encoded by the coding sequence ATGAATAAATTGATTGAATTCATTGAGAAAGGGAAGCCTTTCTTTGAAAAGATTTCGAGAAACCCTTATTTAAGGGCTATCCGTGATGGTTTTATCGCTGCCATGCCAGTTATCTTGTTCTCAAGTATCTTTCTATTGGTAGCTTTCGTGCCTAATATCTTTGGTTTTACTTGGTCAGATGAAGCAGTTGCAGCTATCATGAAACCTTACGGTTATACAATGGGTATTGTAGCTGTCTTAGTTGCAGGAACGACCGCAAAATCTTTGACAGATGCATTTAACCGTCAATTGCCAAAAACCAATCAAATCAACTTCATTTCAACCATGATTGCTTCAATTTCAGGTTTCTTATTACTGGCTTCTGATGGTATTGAAGGTGGATTTGCCAATGGCTACATGGGAACTAAGGGACTTTTGACAGCCTTTCTGGCAGCCTTCATTACGGTTAATATCTATAAGGTCTGTGTGAAAAACAATGTCACCATTCGTATGCCAGACGAAGTTCCACCGAACGTATCCCAGGCATTTAAAGATGTGATTCCATATGCATTGTCTATCTTTGTTTTGTATGGAATTGATCTTGTGACACGTCAAATCCTTGGAACAAACGTCGCTGAGGCAATTCTGAAATTATTTGAGCCTCTATTTACAGCAGCAGATGGTTATGTTGGTATTACCATTATCTTTGGTGCCTATGCCTTGTTCTGGTTTGTCGGGATTCATGGTCCATCAATTGTTGAACCAGCAATTGCAGCCATTACCTATGCCAATATTGAAACCAACTTCCAACTTTTACAGGCGGGTCAACACGCGGATAAAATCCTGACTTCAGGTACTCAAATGTTTATCGTGACAATGGGTGGTACAGGTGCTACCTTGGTTGTGCCATTCATGTTTATGTGGTTGACTAAGTCTAAACGAAACAAAGCAATTGGACGTGCTTCAGTTGTTCCAACCTTCTTTGGTGTAAACGAACCAATCTTGTTTGGTGCACCACTCGTACTCAACCCTGTATTCTTTGTTCCATTTATTTTAGCTCCAATTGCTAACGTATGGATTTTCAAATTCTTTGTTGATACGCTAAAAATGAACAGTTTCAGCGTCAACTTACCATGGACAACTCCAGGTCCGTTGGGGATTGTCATGGGAACAAACTTTGCTCCACTTGCCTTTGCACTAGCTATCTTGTTGGTATTTGTCGATGTACTTATCTATTATCCATTCTTGAAAGTTTACGATGAGCAAATTCTTGCTGAAGAACAATCAGGGAAAGTTGAAAATAGCTTGAAAGAGAAAGTGGCAGCTAACTTCAATACTGCCAAAGCAGATGCTATTCTTGAAAAAGCAGCAGTCGATACCGAAATTTCTGAACAAACCAACGTTCTGGTACTTTGTGCAGGAGGTGGTACAAGTGGATTGCTTGCCAACGCGTTAACTAAAGCTGCAAAAGAATATGGTGTTCCAGTCACAGCAACAGCAGGAAGCTATGGTGCTCACCGTGAGATTTTACCAGAATATCAATTAGTCATCCTTGCACCTCAAGTAGCATCGAACTACGATGATATAAAACAAGAAACTGATGCATTGGGCATTAAACTTGCCAAAACTGAAGGGGCTCAATACATTAAACTCACTCGTGATGGTCAAGGTGCTCTTGACTTTGTCAAACAACAGTTCTAG
- a CDS encoding PTS lactose/cellobiose transporter subunit IIA, protein MNREEITLLGFEIVAFAGDARSRLMEALSAAQKGDYAKAEELVEAANACIVEAHHAQTSLLQKEAAGEDLAFSVTLMHGQDHLMTTLLLKDMMSHMIELYKRGDK, encoded by the coding sequence ATGAACAGAGAAGAAATTACTTTATTAGGTTTTGAGATTGTTGCATTCGCTGGTGATGCTCGTTCTCGTTTGATGGAGGCACTGTCTGCTGCTCAAAAAGGCGACTATGCAAAAGCAGAAGAACTAGTTGAAGCTGCCAATGCTTGTATTGTTGAAGCCCACCATGCTCAGACTAGCTTGTTGCAAAAAGAAGCGGCTGGTGAGGATTTAGCCTTTAGTGTGACGCTCATGCATGGTCAAGACCATCTCATGACAACATTATTATTGAAAGATATGATGAGTCATATGATTGAACTTTACAAACGAGGTGATAAATAA
- a CDS encoding PRD domain-containing protein translates to MFRIIQSLNNNAALVKNEHGEQAVVMGLGITFQKKKGDLIVKDKIENIFSLKNDEAKENFLTLLKDIPLDFISATYTVINHLVETYHYPVQEYLYVTLTDHIYCAYQAVLKNSYQESRLPNISAEYPLEYKMAREALAMFREKLLNDFPNDEIGKIALHLINAKGETIHPTSEEHDISKKIIAEVEQILIENGIKRTKENSNFYDRFMIHLSYFLNYLDRSHQSNESIASLEQYIKLQNPRAHQVGSQIFEMITSLVDEPVNDSERFYIVLHIQRLL, encoded by the coding sequence ATGTTTAGGATTATACAGTCACTAAATAATAACGCTGCCCTGGTGAAAAATGAACATGGGGAACAGGCAGTCGTGATGGGATTAGGTATAACCTTTCAAAAGAAAAAAGGGGATTTAATTGTTAAGGACAAGATAGAAAATATCTTTTCGCTAAAAAATGATGAGGCCAAAGAAAATTTTCTAACCTTATTAAAAGATATTCCCTTAGATTTTATTTCGGCAACCTACACGGTTATTAATCATCTGGTAGAAACTTATCATTACCCTGTACAAGAATATCTATATGTGACATTGACAGATCATATCTATTGTGCATATCAGGCGGTTTTAAAGAATAGTTATCAAGAAAGTAGGCTACCCAATATTTCAGCCGAATATCCATTGGAATATAAAATGGCGCGTGAAGCCTTAGCTATGTTTCGAGAAAAATTGCTAAATGATTTTCCAAATGATGAGATTGGTAAAATTGCACTTCACTTAATCAATGCAAAGGGTGAAACAATTCATCCCACTAGTGAAGAACATGACATCAGTAAGAAAATTATTGCTGAGGTTGAACAAATTTTGATAGAGAATGGGATTAAACGCACAAAAGAAAATAGTAATTTTTATGATCGCTTTATGATTCATTTGTCCTATTTTCTGAATTACTTAGATAGATCCCATCAGTCAAATGAATCAATTGCTAGTTTGGAACAGTACATCAAGCTCCAGAATCCAAGAGCCCATCAGGTTGGAAGTCAGATTTTTGAGATGATTACATCATTGGTTGATGAGCCAGTAAATGATAGTGAAAGGTTCTATATTGTATTACATATTCAACGGTTATTGTAA